A stretch of the uncultured Cohaesibacter sp. genome encodes the following:
- a CDS encoding HAMP domain-containing methyl-accepting chemotaxis protein, with translation MMKHFRSLSAKIVAAIFTFVAFAFIADTLLTRSITQSVYDRTEALTGQMRNIVEEKDHQIQSLLSGLLDSKKSHQDLSQSLSTKALKAETEHTAAFLEGTRNGISLSVASLVSSAMMSGDAEAAVDQIDILLENDQIAAINLWRTDGDLAFRDNKTIQKVNKFVESDAFELREDEGSVKISADRKAVLDQALAKDSNHESLESTLKDDDDKPVSVTYSYFILKNSEDCQSCHDPKEKVRGVLEVAVANDELLALRAKSEKLIKELDDRLQTEKATLVKASETERARVATQTRQYTAELNAANTSLIESREEASMMSIGSKLFFFLLTIATLAFALNKLLTKPLHRLTSVMLRLAQNDLTVEATGSDRTDEIGSMSQAIAIFKDNALERQKLEKESELHFKEQRERQMRIDALLQDFRSKIQSSLETVSARAELMHKSATALNSQSTATSERAQSVNEASSQSAENVQMMAAASTQMTSSIAEIGEQVHRTNDLVSAASTEAQETDAKMAGLASAAEKIGEVISLIRDISEQTNLLALNATIEAARAGEAGRGFAVVAAEVKDLAAQTGKATEDISNRIQAIQSSSGASVEAIRAIATKMTEISEYTTAISAAVNQQNSSTNEISHNIQQAAQGTREIVTNISEVAQSTEDTRHSALEVENASTTVANVATEMRDVIDDFLDKVAAA, from the coding sequence ATGATGAAACACTTTAGGTCCTTGAGTGCAAAGATCGTTGCAGCGATCTTCACATTTGTCGCATTCGCATTCATTGCGGACACACTCCTGACACGTTCCATCACCCAGAGCGTCTATGACCGTACCGAGGCCCTCACCGGTCAGATGCGCAATATTGTGGAGGAGAAGGATCATCAAATCCAGTCGTTACTGTCAGGGCTCCTTGATTCAAAGAAAAGCCATCAGGACCTCTCTCAGTCCCTTTCCACCAAGGCACTGAAAGCGGAAACCGAGCATACCGCAGCCTTTCTTGAAGGCACCCGCAATGGCATTTCGCTATCTGTCGCCTCTCTGGTCAGTTCGGCCATGATGTCCGGAGATGCGGAAGCCGCTGTCGACCAGATTGATATTCTGCTGGAAAATGACCAGATCGCCGCCATCAATCTCTGGCGCACGGACGGGGATCTTGCCTTTCGCGACAACAAGACCATCCAGAAGGTAAACAAGTTCGTTGAATCTGATGCCTTCGAGTTGCGTGAGGATGAAGGGTCGGTCAAGATTTCAGCCGACCGCAAGGCAGTTTTGGATCAGGCCTTAGCCAAGGATTCCAATCATGAAAGTCTTGAATCGACGCTCAAGGATGACGACGACAAGCCCGTCTCGGTCACCTATTCCTATTTTATTCTGAAAAATAGTGAAGATTGCCAGAGCTGCCACGATCCCAAAGAAAAGGTCCGTGGGGTGCTGGAGGTGGCGGTTGCCAATGACGAATTGCTGGCCTTGCGCGCCAAGTCTGAGAAACTGATCAAAGAGCTTGATGACCGATTGCAGACCGAAAAGGCAACGCTCGTCAAGGCAAGCGAAACCGAGCGTGCGCGGGTTGCAACCCAGACAAGGCAATATACCGCCGAGTTGAATGCGGCCAACACGAGCCTGATCGAGTCCCGCGAAGAGGCCTCCATGATGAGTATTGGCTCCAAGCTCTTCTTCTTCTTGCTGACCATCGCCACGCTCGCCTTTGCCCTGAACAAATTGCTGACCAAACCGCTGCATCGGTTGACCTCGGTGATGCTTCGTCTGGCGCAAAACGACCTCACGGTTGAGGCCACAGGCAGCGACCGAACCGACGAAATAGGCTCAATGAGCCAAGCCATCGCCATTTTCAAGGACAATGCCTTGGAACGCCAGAAGCTGGAGAAGGAAAGCGAGCTGCATTTCAAGGAGCAGCGCGAACGGCAGATGCGCATCGATGCCTTGCTGCAAGATTTCCGCTCGAAAATCCAGAGCTCCCTTGAGACTGTCTCGGCCCGCGCAGAACTGATGCACAAATCCGCAACAGCCCTGAACAGCCAGTCAACTGCCACATCAGAACGCGCCCAGTCGGTCAACGAGGCTTCTAGCCAGTCCGCTGAAAATGTCCAGATGATGGCCGCCGCCAGTACCCAGATGACCTCCTCCATTGCCGAGATTGGCGAGCAGGTCCATCGCACCAATGATCTGGTTAGTGCTGCCTCCACCGAAGCGCAGGAAACGGATGCCAAAATGGCGGGCCTCGCCAGCGCGGCTGAAAAAATCGGTGAGGTCATCTCCCTGATCCGGGACATTTCCGAACAGACCAATCTGTTGGCGCTCAATGCCACCATCGAGGCGGCACGGGCGGGCGAAGCGGGCCGCGGCTTTGCCGTTGTGGCCGCCGAAGTGAAAGATCTCGCAGCCCAGACCGGCAAGGCAACCGAGGATATCTCCAACCGCATTCAGGCGATACAGTCATCAAGCGGCGCATCCGTTGAAGCCATTCGGGCTATTGCCACCAAGATGACGGAAATCAGCGAATACACCACTGCCATCAGTGCCGCAGTGAACCAGCAAAACTCCTCAACCAACGAGATTTCTCACAATATCCAGCAGGCCGCCCAAGGCACCCGTGAGATTGTGACCAACATCTCCGAAGTCGCCCAGTCAACCGAGGATACCCGGCACTCTGCGCTGGAAGTGGAGAATGCCTCCACCACGGTCGCCAATGTCGCTACCGAAATGCGCGACGTGATCGATGATTTCCTCGACAAGGTGGCCGCGGCCTGA
- a CDS encoding ABC transporter permease, with protein MADTETKSSKMQDFELVLEGSDKGIASFDSNKKSGVEKIQQILHSNPAFVPMIVLILSLLIFGFILGSKLFSPFALTLILQQVAIVGILGAAQTMIILTAGIDLSVGAVMVMSSTVMGQVAFRYGLPPELAVLAGFAVGGFCGFINGVLVARVKLPPFIVTLGMWQIVLATNFLYSANETIRSQEIAANAPILQFFGEKIIIGGAVFTYGVIMMLALVFILAYVLNYTAWGRHVYALGDDPDAAELSGVQVQKTLISVYVIGGLICALAGWALIGRLGSVSPTAGQNANIESITAVVIGGISLFGGRGSILGMLFGALIVGVFSLGLRLIGTDPQWTYLLIGLLIIIAVAIDQWIRKVAS; from the coding sequence ATGGCAGACACGGAAACAAAATCCAGCAAGATGCAGGATTTTGAACTGGTGCTGGAAGGTAGCGACAAGGGCATCGCTTCCTTCGATAGCAACAAGAAAAGCGGCGTCGAGAAAATCCAGCAGATCCTGCATTCAAACCCGGCCTTCGTGCCGATGATCGTGCTGATCTTGTCGCTGTTGATATTCGGTTTCATTCTGGGCTCGAAGCTCTTTTCGCCCTTTGCACTGACGCTGATCCTGCAACAGGTGGCAATCGTCGGTATTCTGGGTGCAGCCCAGACGATGATCATTCTCACCGCCGGGATCGACCTGTCGGTTGGTGCGGTGATGGTGATGTCCTCAACGGTGATGGGGCAGGTTGCCTTCCGCTATGGACTTCCCCCAGAACTTGCGGTTCTCGCAGGGTTTGCCGTGGGTGGTTTTTGCGGTTTCATCAATGGTGTGCTGGTTGCGCGGGTCAAGCTGCCCCCCTTCATCGTCACCCTTGGCATGTGGCAGATCGTGTTGGCGACCAACTTCCTGTATTCGGCAAACGAAACCATCCGCAGTCAGGAAATCGCAGCAAATGCCCCGATTCTTCAGTTTTTTGGCGAAAAGATCATTATTGGCGGTGCCGTCTTCACCTATGGGGTGATCATGATGCTGGCACTGGTCTTCATTCTGGCCTATGTGCTCAATTACACCGCATGGGGACGGCATGTCTATGCGCTAGGGGACGACCCGGATGCAGCAGAATTGTCCGGCGTGCAGGTGCAGAAAACCCTGATTTCGGTTTATGTGATCGGCGGTTTGATTTGTGCGTTGGCCGGTTGGGCCCTCATTGGCCGGCTGGGATCGGTCTCGCCGACTGCTGGTCAGAATGCCAATATCGAATCCATCACTGCTGTGGTGATTGGCGGTATCTCGCTGTTTGGCGGGCGTGGTTCCATTCTGGGCATGTTGTTCGGCGCGTTGATCGTTGGTGTCTTCTCACTCGGCTTGCGGTTGATCGGGACCGACCCACAATGGACCTATCTGTTGATTGGCCTGTTGATCATCATCGCTGTTGCAATTGACCAATGGATCAGAAAGGTGGCGTCATGA
- a CDS encoding ROK family transcriptional regulator yields MQTGLETNDRISDPSGGSNQTRVRAYNERLVLSLVRRHGNLAKSEIARRSGLSAQTVSVIMRSLEADGLLLRGAPIRGKVGQPSIPMALNPCGVYSFGLKIGRRSADLVLINFLGEPLKSLRITYDYPMPDVLLDFATTAILEASRSFSDEERQKIAGIGIGLPFQLWNWEEKVGAPKGTMDVWKGFDIAAALEKRCRFPVFQLNDATVACGAELTFGRGPEFADFIYFFIGTFIGGGVVLNHSVYSGRTGNAGAIGTMPLMSDHETSTQLLAETSLYSLEKLLLREGRDPTFLREVDADWSNLGEILEKWLDHVANYLAMAIISACAIIDFEAAIIDGSFPAEIRKRLIDKVSAAIGTIDLQGIVLPSIQEGTIGSGARALGAATLPLLNRYLLDQSVLFKELG; encoded by the coding sequence ATGCAAACAGGTCTTGAAACGAATGACCGCATCTCGGATCCATCGGGGGGCTCCAATCAGACACGCGTGCGCGCCTACAATGAGCGTCTCGTGCTGTCGCTGGTGCGTCGTCATGGCAATTTGGCAAAGTCCGAGATTGCCCGCCGCTCCGGCCTGAGCGCCCAGACGGTATCGGTCATCATGCGCAGTCTGGAAGCCGATGGCCTGCTGCTGCGCGGCGCTCCGATCCGTGGCAAGGTGGGCCAACCCTCAATCCCGATGGCGCTCAACCCCTGTGGGGTCTACTCGTTCGGCCTGAAGATTGGTCGCCGCAGCGCCGATCTGGTGCTGATCAATTTCCTTGGCGAACCTCTGAAATCCCTGCGCATCACCTATGACTATCCAATGCCTGATGTGCTGCTCGATTTCGCCACCACCGCCATTCTCGAAGCATCACGCAGCTTCAGCGACGAAGAGCGGCAGAAGATTGCCGGCATCGGCATCGGTCTGCCCTTCCAGCTTTGGAACTGGGAGGAAAAGGTCGGCGCTCCCAAGGGTACAATGGATGTCTGGAAAGGCTTTGACATTGCCGCAGCGCTGGAGAAACGCTGCCGCTTTCCTGTGTTCCAGCTCAATGATGCGACCGTTGCCTGTGGTGCAGAACTCACCTTTGGCCGTGGTCCGGAATTTGCCGATTTCATTTATTTCTTTATCGGCACCTTCATTGGTGGCGGCGTCGTACTCAATCATTCGGTCTATTCAGGCCGCACCGGCAACGCAGGCGCCATTGGCACAATGCCGCTCATGTCCGATCATGAAACCTCCACCCAGCTTTTGGCAGAAACCTCGCTCTATTCACTGGAAAAGCTGCTGTTGAGAGAAGGCCGCGATCCAACCTTCCTGCGAGAGGTGGACGCCGATTGGAGCAATCTGGGAGAGATCCTGGAAAAATGGCTCGACCATGTCGCCAATTATCTGGCGATGGCGATCATTTCGGCCTGCGCCATCATTGATTTTGAAGCCGCCATCATTGACGGCTCCTTCCCCGCAGAGATCCGAAAAAGACTGATCGACAAGGTCAGCGCAGCCATCGGAACCATCGATTTGCAAGGCATCGTCCTGCCCTCTATTCAGGAAGGCACCATTGGGTCAGGTGCCCGTGCCCTTGGCGCGGCCACCCTGCCCTTGCTCAATCGCTATTTGCTTGACCAAAGCGTGCTATTCAAGGAACTGGGCTAA
- a CDS encoding aldose epimerase family protein, whose amino-acid sequence MSREIFGAMPDGRPVERVRLSGGGLTASVLTFGAVVQDLRLNGHDKPLVLGFEAFEPYLTKSPYFGAMAGRYANRICDGRFVLDGVTHQVDQNFLGKHCLHGGVDGISQRLWNIEALDADAVTLVCTLEDGHMGYPGAMDIRLRYALQEGGCLDIQIEASADKATLCNLAHHSYFNLDGSPTIDDHVLQVSAEHYLPVDDEAIPTGEIAPVEGTWMDFRNAKRLGDALAEHSIDHNFCLSEARQSLRPIACLQSPASRVKMTVLSTEPGVQAYDGSYIDAGMIGLDGCEMGPRAGFCLEPQVWPDAPNHPDFPQAVLRPGETYRQQTQYVFSKG is encoded by the coding sequence ATGTCTCGTGAGATTTTCGGAGCCATGCCGGATGGCAGGCCTGTGGAGCGTGTGCGTCTATCAGGCGGTGGCCTGACGGCATCTGTGCTGACCTTTGGGGCCGTGGTGCAAGACTTGCGTCTTAATGGCCATGACAAGCCGCTGGTGTTGGGCTTTGAGGCCTTTGAGCCTTATCTCACCAAGTCGCCCTATTTCGGCGCAATGGCCGGGCGCTATGCCAACCGCATTTGCGATGGACGGTTCGTGCTCGATGGGGTGACCCATCAGGTGGATCAGAATTTCCTTGGCAAACATTGTTTGCATGGGGGTGTCGATGGTATTTCGCAGCGACTTTGGAACATTGAGGCGCTTGACGCGGATGCGGTGACGCTGGTCTGCACGCTTGAAGATGGTCATATGGGCTATCCCGGCGCGATGGACATCCGGCTTCGCTATGCCTTGCAAGAAGGGGGCTGTCTCGACATTCAGATCGAAGCAAGCGCAGACAAGGCGACCCTGTGCAATCTGGCCCATCACAGTTATTTCAATCTGGATGGCAGCCCAACCATTGATGATCATGTCTTGCAGGTGTCGGCCGAGCATTATCTGCCGGTGGATGACGAAGCGATTCCAACCGGTGAGATCGCACCGGTGGAAGGGACATGGATGGATTTTCGGAATGCAAAGCGGTTGGGTGATGCCCTTGCCGAGCATTCTATTGATCACAATTTCTGTCTGTCCGAGGCACGTCAGTCGTTACGGCCTATTGCTTGCCTTCAAAGCCCTGCCTCTCGCGTCAAGATGACCGTGTTGAGCACCGAACCCGGTGTGCAGGCCTATGATGGCTCTTATATCGACGCGGGAATGATTGGTCTTGACGGTTGTGAGATGGGGCCTCGTGCGGGCTTTTGTCTTGAGCCGCAGGTCTGGCCTGATGCTCCCAATCATCCGGACTTTCCGCAAGCGGTGTTGCGGCCGGGTGAGACCTATCGCCAGCAAACGCAATATGTGTTTTCCAAGGGCTGA
- the panC gene encoding pantoate--beta-alanine ligase, with translation MQICRTKAEMRTLVRRWRQEGLLVGLVPTMGYLHEGHLSLVRMAGDQADRVVVSIFVNPTQFGPNEDLDSYPRDEARDLALLEAEGVDAVLMPDVAEMYASMGDSLVEVPGLSGILQGALRPGHFRGVTTVVTKLFNIVTPDIAVFGEKDYQQLTVIRQMVRDLDVPVEIIGHPTVREADGLAMSSRNVRLLPSHRAQAVALSRALQTAAEMMVDEPTVEDLRDAIRAVLAEAPDGVVKSVDIRDARSLEPLEGHLKGAAVILLAVQFGSVMLIDQQVVYPD, from the coding sequence ATGCAGATCTGCCGTACGAAGGCCGAGATGAGGACGCTTGTACGCCGGTGGCGCCAAGAGGGGCTGCTGGTGGGCCTCGTTCCTACCATGGGATATTTGCATGAAGGACATTTGTCGCTTGTGCGGATGGCGGGGGACCAAGCGGACCGGGTGGTGGTGTCGATCTTTGTCAATCCGACCCAATTTGGCCCGAATGAAGATCTGGACAGCTATCCGCGTGATGAAGCCCGCGATCTGGCATTGCTGGAGGCTGAGGGGGTGGATGCGGTGCTGATGCCTGATGTCGCGGAAATGTATGCTTCGATGGGCGATAGTCTGGTCGAGGTGCCGGGGCTGTCGGGCATTTTGCAGGGCGCATTGCGGCCGGGGCATTTTCGTGGTGTGACCACGGTGGTGACCAAGCTGTTCAATATCGTCACGCCGGATATCGCTGTGTTTGGCGAGAAGGACTATCAGCAATTGACGGTGATCCGGCAGATGGTCCGTGATCTTGATGTGCCGGTGGAGATCATTGGTCATCCAACGGTGCGCGAGGCGGACGGGCTCGCCATGTCGTCACGCAATGTGCGGCTGTTGCCCTCCCACCGGGCGCAGGCTGTGGCTCTGTCCCGTGCTCTGCAGACAGCGGCAGAGATGATGGTTGATGAGCCAACCGTCGAAGACTTGCGCGATGCCATCCGTGCGGTGTTGGCCGAAGCCCCGGATGGGGTCGTCAAAAGCGTCGACATACGCGATGCTCGCTCGCTGGAGCCTTTGGAAGGGCACCTCAAGGGCGCTGCGGTCATTTTGCTCGCTGTACAGTTCGGCTCGGTCATGCTGATCGATCAACAGGTGGTTTATCCCGATTGA
- a CDS encoding ATP-binding cassette domain-containing protein has product MTGPDYEAEPILTARGVVKRYGRVTALNHADFDLYPGEIRAVIGDNGAGKSTLIKAISGALIPDAGEIRLYGKKVQFNSPMAARNAGIETVYQNLALSPALSITDNMFMGREIRKEGPLGTYFRMLDRAKMEKIARDKLTELGLMTIQNINQSVESLSGGQRQGVAVARAAAFGSRVVIMDEPTAALGVKESRKVLELIQDVRSRGLPIILISHNMPHVFEVADRIHVHRLGRQLCVIDPKKYSMSDAVAFMTGAKKPDEATE; this is encoded by the coding sequence ATGACCGGACCTGACTATGAAGCAGAACCGATCCTTACAGCGCGTGGCGTGGTCAAGCGCTATGGCAGGGTCACTGCGCTCAATCATGCGGATTTCGATCTTTATCCGGGCGAAATCCGGGCGGTGATTGGTGATAACGGCGCGGGCAAATCCACGCTGATCAAGGCGATTTCCGGCGCTCTCATTCCCGATGCCGGTGAAATCCGTCTCTATGGCAAGAAGGTGCAATTCAACTCACCCATGGCGGCGCGAAATGCGGGCATCGAGACGGTGTATCAAAATCTTGCTCTGTCGCCCGCTTTGTCGATCACCGACAATATGTTCATGGGGCGCGAAATCCGCAAGGAAGGGCCGCTGGGAACCTATTTTCGGATGCTCGACCGGGCGAAGATGGAAAAGATCGCCCGTGACAAGCTCACGGAATTGGGGTTGATGACCATTCAGAATATCAACCAGTCGGTTGAATCCCTCTCGGGTGGTCAGCGTCAGGGGGTTGCGGTGGCCCGTGCGGCGGCCTTCGGGTCTCGTGTGGTGATCATGGATGAGCCGACGGCGGCCCTTGGGGTGAAAGAATCCCGCAAGGTGCTGGAACTCATTCAGGATGTGCGCTCACGTGGCCTGCCGATCATTCTGATCTCGCACAATATGCCTCATGTGTTCGAGGTTGCTGACCGCATTCACGTTCATCGGTTGGGGCGGCAACTATGTGTCATTGATCCCAAGAAATACTCCATGTCCGATGCGGTGGCTTTCATGACCGGTGCAAAGAAACCAGACGAAGCAACAGAATAA
- a CDS encoding sugar ABC transporter substrate-binding protein: MKSIVKTTLVALAMSAASVTFASAADVGACLITKTDTNPFFVKMKEGATAKAAELGITLKSYAGKIDGDSQSQVAAIETCIADGAKGILITASDTKGIVPAVTMAREAGLLVIALDTPLEPIDAADATFATDNFLAGELIGKWAAATLGDKAKDAKIAMLDLAVSQPSVGVLRDQGFMKGFGIDLGDPKKWGDEKDPRIVGHDVTAGNEEGGRKAMENLLTKDPEINVVYTINEPAAAGAYEALKALGRENEALIVSVDGGCPGVANVKDGVIGATSQQYPLLMASKGIEAIAAWAKDGTKPANTPGKNFFDTGVNLVTDKPAPGVDSISVKEGTDRCWG; this comes from the coding sequence ATGAAATCCATCGTCAAAACAACACTCGTTGCCTTGGCAATGAGCGCTGCCAGCGTCACCTTTGCATCCGCTGCTGATGTTGGTGCATGTCTGATTACCAAAACAGACACCAACCCGTTCTTCGTGAAAATGAAGGAAGGTGCAACCGCCAAGGCAGCCGAACTTGGCATTACCCTGAAAAGCTATGCTGGCAAGATCGACGGTGATTCCCAAAGTCAGGTTGCAGCCATTGAAACCTGCATCGCTGACGGCGCCAAAGGCATTCTGATCACTGCGTCCGATACCAAGGGCATCGTTCCTGCCGTGACCATGGCACGCGAAGCTGGCCTTCTCGTGATTGCGCTGGATACGCCGCTTGAGCCAATTGATGCGGCTGATGCAACCTTTGCGACCGATAACTTCCTTGCTGGCGAGCTGATCGGCAAATGGGCTGCTGCGACCCTTGGTGACAAAGCCAAAGACGCGAAAATCGCCATGCTTGATCTTGCTGTTTCCCAGCCATCGGTTGGCGTTCTGCGAGATCAGGGCTTCATGAAGGGCTTCGGCATTGATCTGGGTGATCCCAAAAAATGGGGCGATGAAAAAGATCCGCGCATTGTGGGTCATGACGTGACTGCAGGGAACGAAGAAGGCGGCCGCAAGGCAATGGAAAACCTTCTCACCAAAGACCCTGAAATCAATGTTGTCTATACCATCAACGAACCTGCTGCTGCCGGTGCCTATGAGGCTTTGAAAGCGCTTGGTCGTGAAAATGAAGCTCTGATCGTGTCTGTTGATGGCGGTTGCCCTGGCGTTGCCAACGTGAAAGACGGCGTGATCGGTGCTACCTCCCAGCAATATCCTTTGCTTATGGCTTCCAAAGGCATCGAAGCAATTGCTGCTTGGGCAAAAGATGGCACCAAACCTGCCAACACCCCGGGCAAAAACTTCTTTGATACCGGCGTGAACCTTGTCACTGACAAGCCTGCCCCTGGCGTTGACTCGATCAGTGTCAAAGAAGGTACCGACCGGTGCTGGGGCTGA
- a CDS encoding allophanate hydrolase subunit 1 has protein sequence MAVQFLASGDTGLTVQFGFDVDRGLSAQIMALRSAVDDASLVGVVETVPTYRSLLVHYDPMLTSQSKLIAALKPMIAQLDGGRNDKARLFTLPLCWEGDLAPDLAHVADFAKMSPEEVISVLTETEHFIYMLGFAPGMPYMGDLPQALNIPRKTVPVKRVEKGSVMVATGLTVIYPAANPTGWHVVGRCPVPIFDLGRADPVFLSPGDRVRFRVVDTADFARIESLVAEGHFDLEELAG, from the coding sequence ATGGCGGTGCAGTTTCTTGCCTCCGGTGATACCGGGCTGACGGTGCAGTTTGGCTTTGACGTGGATCGGGGCTTGAGTGCCCAGATCATGGCCCTACGCTCGGCGGTGGACGATGCCAGCTTGGTAGGGGTGGTCGAAACCGTGCCGACCTATCGCTCATTGCTTGTGCATTATGATCCGATGCTGACATCGCAATCCAAGCTGATCGCGGCCTTGAAGCCGATGATCGCCCAGTTGGATGGGGGACGAAATGACAAGGCGCGGCTCTTCACTTTGCCACTTTGCTGGGAAGGGGACTTGGCGCCTGATCTCGCCCATGTCGCCGACTTTGCCAAAATGAGTCCCGAAGAGGTGATTTCCGTTCTCACCGAGACAGAGCATTTCATCTATATGCTCGGCTTTGCGCCGGGGATGCCCTATATGGGGGATTTGCCTCAGGCGCTGAATATTCCGCGCAAAACAGTGCCGGTCAAGCGGGTGGAAAAAGGGTCGGTGATGGTTGCAACCGGCCTGACCGTCATTTATCCGGCGGCCAATCCGACTGGCTGGCATGTGGTTGGGCGTTGTCCCGTTCCGATCTTTGATCTGGGGCGGGCTGATCCGGTCTTTCTGTCGCCGGGGGATCGGGTGCGATTCCGGGTGGTTGATACTGCGGATTTTGCCCGGATCGAGAGCCTGGTGGCGGAGGGGCACTTTGATCTTGAGGAGTTGGCGGGATGA
- a CDS encoding biotin-dependent carboxyltransferase family protein has translation MSGAMLEIVNPGMMASIQDLGRFGYQAKGVPTSGALDFVNLRLANCLVGNEAGQGALEFRIMGPTMRVLAKSVRIALAGTQAVIEQLEPVAKRIPAYQSVTLTEGVLFRIGVTADTAVAYLAVEGGFDVPDIYASQSTYMSGGFGGFEGRGLQAGDHVPLAFEAAPERRELLCDAPIALDSVDPIRVVPGPQKDYFSKTGLKTFFSESFTISGDSNRMGARLEGVPVAHEKGADINSDGIVTGAIQVPGNGLPIVLLADHQTTGGYPKIGCVASADLPRLGRMKPGSALSFASITVAQAEKARRRLEAQIVETIASFRDVPSEEEQLWARLFGCNLIDGVVGA, from the coding sequence ATGAGTGGTGCCATGTTGGAAATCGTCAATCCGGGCATGATGGCCTCGATTCAGGATCTGGGCCGGTTTGGCTATCAGGCCAAGGGCGTGCCGACCTCAGGGGCGCTCGACTTTGTCAATCTGCGGCTGGCCAATTGTCTGGTGGGCAATGAAGCGGGGCAAGGAGCGCTTGAATTCCGCATTATGGGGCCAACCATGCGCGTGCTGGCCAAAAGTGTGCGGATCGCGCTGGCGGGCACGCAAGCGGTTATCGAGCAGCTGGAGCCTGTGGCCAAACGCATTCCTGCCTATCAGTCCGTGACCCTGACAGAAGGCGTGCTGTTTCGCATCGGTGTGACGGCGGATACAGCGGTTGCTTATCTGGCGGTGGAAGGCGGCTTTGATGTGCCCGACATTTATGCCAGCCAATCAACTTATATGTCTGGTGGCTTCGGCGGGTTTGAGGGCCGCGGCTTGCAGGCCGGGGATCATGTGCCTCTGGCGTTTGAGGCTGCACCAGAGCGGCGAGAGTTGCTCTGTGATGCACCAATCGCGCTTGACAGTGTCGATCCGATCCGGGTCGTGCCGGGGCCACAAAAGGACTATTTCAGCAAAACTGGTCTGAAGACCTTCTTCTCGGAAAGCTTCACGATTTCTGGCGATTCCAACCGTATGGGCGCGCGGCTTGAAGGAGTGCCGGTGGCGCATGAAAAAGGCGCGGATATCAATTCCGATGGCATCGTGACCGGGGCCATTCAGGTGCCGGGCAATGGCTTGCCGATTGTGCTGCTGGCCGACCATCAGACGACGGGTGGCTATCCGAAAATTGGCTGTGTGGCGAGCGCCGACCTGCCACGACTTGGTCGGATGAAACCGGGCAGCGCACTGAGCTTTGCCTCCATCACGGTGGCGCAAGCGGAAAAGGCCCGAAGGAGGCTTGAGGCGCAGATTGTCGAAACAATCGCTTCCTTTAGGGACGTGCCAAGTGAGGAAGAACAACTCTGGGCGCGTCTCTTTGGATGCAACCTTATTGATGGGGTTGTGGGTGCGTAG
- a CDS encoding 5-oxoprolinase subunit PxpA yields the protein MHVVDLNADLGESFGAYTIGDDGAMLDIISSANVACGFHGGDALVMHDILTQAREKGVGIGAHPGFQDLWGFGRRPIQGEKPADIEKQLVYQLGAILGMAKAVGATVGHFKVHGALNNMACVDAELAMATAKALKSVDPDLIYLVMPGSEMEKAGEALGLNIAREIFADRAYDDHGMLVSRKLPGAMIEDADEAARRMVDFVTSGIVESVSGKRIPVAIDSICVHGDNPHAVATARKVRAALEEAGVSIRPMAESLRAG from the coding sequence ATGCATGTTGTTGATTTAAATGCGGATCTTGGTGAAAGCTTTGGTGCTTATACAATCGGTGACGATGGCGCGATGCTCGATATCATCAGCTCAGCCAATGTGGCTTGTGGCTTTCACGGTGGCGATGCGCTGGTAATGCATGACATATTGACACAGGCCAGAGAAAAGGGCGTCGGCATTGGCGCCCATCCGGGCTTTCAGGATCTTTGGGGCTTTGGCCGTCGCCCGATACAGGGTGAAAAACCCGCCGATATCGAAAAGCAGCTGGTTTACCAGCTCGGTGCAATCCTCGGGATGGCAAAGGCGGTCGGTGCGACGGTCGGGCATTTCAAGGTCCATGGGGCGCTTAACAACATGGCCTGTGTCGATGCGGAGCTGGCCATGGCGACAGCAAAGGCGTTGAAGTCCGTAGACCCAGACCTGATCTATCTGGTCATGCCGGGTAGCGAAATGGAAAAAGCGGGCGAGGCGCTCGGTCTCAATATTGCGCGTGAAATCTTTGCCGACCGGGCCTATGACGATCATGGCATGCTGGTTTCGCGCAAATTGCCCGGCGCGATGATTGAGGATGCGGATGAGGCGGCACGGCGGATGGTTGACTTTGTCACCTCAGGCATTGTCGAGAGTGTCAGCGGTAAGCGCATTCCGGTGGCGATCGACTCCATCTGCGTTCATGGAGACAATCCCCATGCGGTGGCAACAGCCCGCAAGGTGCGTGCCGCTCTGGAAGAGGCGGGTGTCAGCATCCGGCCAATGGCGGAAAGCTTGAGGGCTGGTTGA